A segment of the Lolium perenne isolate Kyuss_39 chromosome 3, Kyuss_2.0, whole genome shotgun sequence genome:
CCAGGATTCTACCTGCTGCAAGACCCCCGCCGCCCCCGCCGCACACCAAACCACGCCGGCCGCCACCGTGCGACGGACTGCTCCAACCACAAAGATCGCAGGTGAATCCCGCGCGCCCCCTCAAACCCCCCTTTCTAATCTGTCGGTTATGTTTACCTTGTACTATAAACAAACCGCGAATCCAGCGAAATCTTGCGTGATGCGTGCTGTAGAAATGCTAATTTGCTTCCTAAACGCGGGCTGCTGATGCTTATAGGCCACGCATTTATATTTATTGCCGTAACTATCAGTGGAGATCGATTGCTTCCCACTTTTACGCATTACAGGAATGTGCCACCATGTAATTAGTACCAAGCGTGTAGATAATCACTGGTGATGGCACGCCCACGAAAACCTGCTCCCCATCTCCTCTTCTGGGGCTAGATACACCATTAAACAATACAAGGATGCGATGCTTCTTCCTACCCGTAGTACCAACACGGTTAGCTACACGGATGCCATCGAAAGTCCCATACGGAGACGGTGGTGCTTCCTCATCTTCAGTACAGAATTGGTGCTCGCTTCCTTTGTTGGGTGTAAAATATGCTGTGAGATGACAGCATGAGTGTGATATGGATTATTTCATTTTCTGCAACTACAATATGTTTGTAAAACTTTTCACCAAAGAAATAGATTTAACTTGGACTGGACCTGGTTGATGGTTAGTATCTGGTCGCTTTGTGCTACACTTTCTTTCGGTTTTCGAACACTTCATTTACGTACATGGTGATTTGATGAACTTATCATGCCCCAAAGTCGTATTCTTTCACAATTTGTTCAGTAACCTGCATTCATATTTGATGCTGCATATGGAAATGCATGCTAAGACTTCACTACATGCCTTTTGGTTAGCTCCACCTTGCAGAAAAATTTCATGTCCATTTATGTTGAAGCCATCATTAATCTAGAAATGGGCATAACAACTTTATGATCTTGGCAAAAAACTTCATGGTGTTAGCTTATAGTTGTGTTTATATTATCTGATAGGAAAATGGTTGCTTCAACTATTTATTTTTCCCCATATGACATAACCAACTATTTTCTATTACTGACACTATTGTTTGTTTATTGGTATGCGGGGCTGTTTTACTATAATCTGCACCATGATCACCACCTTTCTTTGATCTTCTTTTTCTTCAGAAATAGAGATTGAGGAAACTAGATCATCTATATAACAATCATGATGTCAAATTCTGATATCTTGCACACCGCATGCAAATGAAACTTGATGAATTGATTATAATCAACTCTAATGGCAAAATTAGTTGTCCGGGGCTCCGGGCCATGGATGCCGAGTTACTAATCTTCGTGTACACGATCTTTCCCTTGCTGCATGTACCAGTACCACGCCATGGACATGAAGGTTTGCAAGAGGAGAAAGACGACCAAGCTGCCTCCTCCGGCCGAGCTGCTGGACGAGCTTGTCACTGAGATCCTCCTCCGGCTGCCTGTCAAGTCCCTCCTGCGGTTCAAGTCTGTGAGCAAGGCGTTGCGCGCAATCATCTCCGACCCCTTCTTCATCCGCTCGCATCTCCAGCAATCTGCCTCCAGATGGAGGCAGAACCCGTCGCTGCTCGTCACTCCGCACACGCTGTTTCACGTCATCGAGGGCGAGCCTTGGCCTTCCACCTTCTCCACTGATATCAGCTTCTACCAGTGGCAGCAGCCCTCCTCCGAAGAGGAGGAATCTGAGGCGAGGTTCGTCATGCACACCGACGACTTCCTCGAGGAGTTCAACTCGGTGTGCTACTTTGCGCACTGCGACGGCTTGGTGGTGGCCCCTACCAACACCAACGTCTACCTCTTCAACCCGGCCACCAGGGACGCCATGCGGCTGCCTATCAACAACCGCAACAAGATGTACCAGTACGTGGCCTGCCTCCCAGTAGGGCTTGGCCGGGACCCTCGCACCGGCAGGCACAAGGTGGTCCGGGCCTTCTACCGCTCCAGGGACCCTCTCACGGGCGTCCACGACATGGGGATGGAGGTGTTCACTGTTGGCGTTGATTCAGATTCATGGAGGGAAATCACGCCCAATCCACTGTACCCTGTCACCGTGTGGATCACCCCTGTGTTCGCCAAGGGGGCACTGTTCTGGATCATTGACAAGCCCGGTCTCGATCCGAGCCCACGCGGCATCCTCCGCCTCAGCCTGGACGATGAGAGCTTCAGCGTCACACACCTGCCCGACTCGCTGGACCCTGCCCTGGACGAGTATTTCATCCTGGACGAGGTGCACGGCGAGCTGTTCCTCACCGCCTTCAGCagcagcaagcccctcaacatctGGACGCTGGTGGAACAAGACACGCGATGGGAGCACCGCTACACCCTCGACATCTCCGGGATGGCGCACCCGGTGGCTCTCCTCCCTGGTGGCGGCACGGTGATCCTAAGGGCGTCACACTACATCAGTCGTTACGATCTGCAGACGCATCAGATCGACACCATATGCGAGCTGGATCGCCTGAGGTACCAGCACGATGGCACGACCGATGAGGATGCTGGGTCTGGGCAGGAAATCTTTTACTTCAATGTAATACCTTACACCGAGAGCCTGGTCCGAATTTGAATAACTGTTGCTGCTTAGCAGAGTTcatttgttgctcttgctcttgccaTATTTTTAATTAGTATGTGTTTTGACTCTCTCAAAGGAAGCAAAAAAAGAGCTTCTTGGAACATGTTTATCTGAGGTTGTCTTTCCCGCTTATTGGAATATTTGTAAGCAAATGAACAGGTTTTATATTTGAAGGGATTCGACCCAGATTCTCTGCTAGGAAGGCTGGCTTCACTGCAGAGAtcactcttcttcggtatagagcgaATGCCCCAATTCTGCAAAAACTTGTTGCCAACAATTTATAAATGCTATAGTTGTAGTTGTAAACATTTTTCTTCGTAGATGTTGCTTTAATACTCTTACTCATTAACAGTAAAATCAATCGGCAGCCCTGTTTTCAGATCCTTTCATTCCGGTTTTATAGAAAATAATAAGGTAGTAAGAGATTCAAACAATTGAGCAAGTAGTACCAAGTTGAGCAGATAAAGTGATGGATATAACAGGGATTCTTGACTGGATACTGCCTATAGCTTTGAGAATGGAAGTTCAGGTCTGTCATTCCATTACAGCTAACATATGTGTTGTACTTATGTCCTACCATTTGGTAGAGTTTTCGTTGATAGTTAAAGTATCACCGTCAAGTTAAAGTATCCACTGGTTGCTTGATTGGCTTCTGTACATGCTTGCATTGAGAATAATTAGATAGCCAACACAAATATCCTCAAGCCGTATAGTGTCCCCAGCTGAATGTTTCATTTCACCAAGAATGTTTCACGTGGAAGCACCAGAACTCCAGAAGTACTCTTCTGCAGTGGTTTTGCATCCCAAGTCTGATACTTTGCGGACTTACGGCACGTTTGTGAGTTTGTCCAAGAAAACATAATATAACAATGTTTGGGAAAAATCACAAAAATTCATATCATGCATGAACATTCATGTAAGCCATTTTCACCTTGGCTAAAATCACCTCAAATCATTTTCTAGGCACCTATTGGCATGGAGTCCTTTTTTCATACAAGTTGCCACGAAAAAACAATCACTTAACTTcaacattttttttgaaattttttcaaTGGCCTTTTTTTTACAAAATTGTAGATTTAAAAACGAAATAATGCATGTGAATAAATAAAAGATTAGGGCTTTGGTTCGGGAACTAATCTAATTAGGACATAAGGACTTAATTGCTGAAACACACCGCTCGATTGTGTCTTTGCTaggtaccattacaattttgtgacacatttgccagaacacaccacctgGCTGAAAACGGAAAGTTTTGCCCTTTGTCTTCAAAACCAGCCATCCCACGTAAAAGTGCAAAACTTTCCGTTTTTAGTGTTCTGGCAAATGTGTCacaaaattgtaatggtacctAGCAAAGACACAATTGGGCGGTCTGTTTGAGCAAATGCTAAAAAATAACGGTGTTCTGCAGCAAATTTTCCTAAAAAATTAATACTACAGAAAGAAATAATAAATTTAAAATGACTAATTTATGCAATTCCGGTGATGTGCTAATTGTCAAGCAGCGGGGATAGTGGAGGCATGGCTTAGGTCAACACTAATGTAGCTGATACTGTGTATGGTCGATGTACTGCTAAAAGAGAAGGTTGCAGTGTGTAGCAACACAACTCTGAATATTCTGAAGAAAATGAACGCTCTCAAAGATGATCGTAGCGTCATAGCGTGTGCTCTGTTTACCTGTCTTGTGTCCTCGCCGCCGCCGAGTGTCCACGGTCCACCGGAAGGAGTGAGAGGACAGCAGCTGTGCTATTACCCCAGCTGTTTATTTTCTTGTTTGTGAATTCGGGTCCTTACACAGTTCATGCTGGTTCACATAAGAATCTGAAAGAACAATGAGAGAAATGAGGACAGTTTCATACTCGTTGTTCTTGGTGCAAGATTTACTTCCCGAATCATGGTGATCGCTGCCACTTCGAGCAGAGGCCTGATGCTTCGTCCAAAGCCACTGCTCTCCCGAGCAGAACGCGGTGCGTGAGGTCCAACGCGTCGACTCTTTGGCCCCGAACGTCCACCGCATCGCTGAGCGCCAACGACGCTGTCAGTCACCACCCACGTGTCCCTCGTCATCAACAAATTGAGCACAAGCCTGATGAACGCATCGCCGCATTCATGGTCTGCCTTCGCATCTCCAAAAGGGTATCGGCGAACACGCGCTTGTCGAAGAGCGGTAGCTCGGCCGGCGCTGCTCTGTCAACAGCAGCTTGTTTGGTTGGAGGGAGTTTAGTGAAGGGAATGGGAATTTAAGATGTACGGGCTATTAAATCCCTTGTATGTTTGGGAGATGGAGAATTTAGGTGGGTTTGGGAAAGGGAATTCAAGACGTCAATTCCCACTAATCTCTTCCCTGGTCAGACCCTGGTAATTCGTGAGATTAGAGGGAGAAAACGCTTTGTTACTTAATTCCCGATTGTAACTACCATGCGTTATCGAACAAGGGATTGGGATGAAAAAGCAACTTCCCATGCCTATTCCTTCCATCAGCTCACTCTTATAAACTCTCATTCCCCTTCCTAATTGTTACCAAACATGCTGCAGGCTCTAAAACCACTGGGCTTTGATGACCGCCCCTCGGCCGAGTCGCCATGGTCACCAGCGTGCCTCCCAGGCGCCGCCTTCCATCCACCAACTGTCAGACATCGtctcgaaaataaaataaagttgaTATGTCAGTGTAATATAAGGACTGCCATCTTATTCAAATGGCAATATCCCGACTAAAACAGTTATTAAGAGATTGAACATTCAGTAGCAGCACTGCAGAAATATTGCACCACCAATGATGAAGAGCCTTAGTACAGAAGCAGAACTCAAGAAATTTTAGAGAATATTGGCTAATTGACCTGAGGCAAAAATTACATATCTTCAGAAGCGAGTTTCAGATTCCGGAATCTAGAAATCTTGCATCGCTAATGGTGAAGTAGCTTAGTACTGAGCTCAAACAAATTCAGAGAATACTGACTAATAGACGTGAGGCACATAGCAAAAGTTTCAGACTCAGATTCAGTCATAAATGTGCCTCCAGAAGATAACACAACAAAAACATACATGACACTTATAAAGAAGGCCATCCTTCCGTTTCTTCTCTATAAAAATTTGAATGAATAGTAGCAATCGGAAATAAATGAACTTGATTACAAGCAACGGACTTGATCTGTCCAGAACAGTTTTGCAGAAACAATAAAACGTTTGGAAAGCAAGTATATGATCCGAATAAAAAAAACAAGCTATTCTTCCTCAACTACTGCTGCGTCTCCAGAATTTCATCGGGGCAATCTTGCGGCCACAGGAATGAAATTTCCAGGCAGTTTGAACAGGGGGCACTGGTCTCCATCGAACTCACGCTGCTGGTAGGCCTGTGCAAGGGAATACCCCAGAGCCCTAGCAACAGGGATAGCAACAGCGTTCCCAACTTGGATATATCTGCAACAAAAGTACACACGCAACGAAACCGGATCAGTTTCATAATTCCCGCAAAAGTAAAGAATCAGCTTCACAATAAACAAGGTTCAGAGAATTTGTTTCATCCAAAACTATAGTTGATGTCAAGTTAGATCAACTTACTTCTGTTTTATGGGGCCATCCAGCTTGTAGTAATCTGGGAAGCCCTGCAGCCTTGCGTTTTCGCGAACAGTCAAAACTCTGTCCTGATTCGGATGCAATATAGCCTGCATGCAAAAGTCCCCATCAAACAAAATATAT
Coding sequences within it:
- the LOC127325834 gene encoding putative F-box protein At2g02030 produces the protein MDMKVCKRRKTTKLPPPAELLDELVTEILLRLPVKSLLRFKSVSKALRAIISDPFFIRSHLQQSASRWRQNPSLLVTPHTLFHVIEGEPWPSTFSTDISFYQWQQPSSEEEESEARFVMHTDDFLEEFNSVCYFAHCDGLVVAPTNTNVYLFNPATRDAMRLPINNRNKMYQYVACLPVGLGRDPRTGRHKVVRAFYRSRDPLTGVHDMGMEVFTVGVDSDSWREITPNPLYPVTVWITPVFAKGALFWIIDKPGLDPSPRGILRLSLDDESFSVTHLPDSLDPALDEYFILDEVHGELFLTAFSSSKPLNIWTLVEQDTRWEHRYTLDISGMAHPVALLPGGGTVILRASHYISRYDLQTHQIDTICELDRLRYQHDGTTDEDAGSGQEIFYFNVIPYTESLVRI